From a region of the Paenibacillus sp. R14(2021) genome:
- a CDS encoding DUF4362 domain-containing protein has translation MKTKLIISVLIGVIALLVIVLTVTLTQNGSSKRNDTKDTILTRFDEKDVSRLNELVQRHNNGDGDYLMLIPPVIDGGYWIYDVHSNGKEITWTVDNTRDGMSAEKGKEVYQCKNISVSEKSDSYVYTLDKCENQGDKSIPIFKIPK, from the coding sequence TTGAAAACTAAGTTGATAATCAGTGTTTTAATTGGAGTTATCGCGCTGTTGGTTATTGTTCTAACCGTAACTCTTACGCAAAATGGTTCATCGAAACGAAATGATACAAAAGACACTATCCTGACTCGATTCGATGAAAAGGACGTTAGTAGACTGAATGAGTTGGTTCAACGACATAATAATGGCGATGGAGACTATCTCATGTTAATCCCACCAGTGATTGATGGTGGGTACTGGATATATGATGTACATTCTAATGGGAAAGAGATTACGTGGACAGTTGATAACACAAGAGATGGTATGAGTGCAGAGAAAGGAAAAGAGGTTTATCAGTGCAAGAATATTAGCGTGAGTGAAAAATCAGACTCATATGTATATACACTTGATAAATGCGAAAATCAGGGTGACAAGAGTATTCCAATCTTCAAAATCCCAAAGTAA
- a CDS encoding HAD family phosphatase: MKKYILFDHDGVLVDTEFWYYKAGARALADIGFTLDKDQYLRDMTQSLGTWSQARAAGIDEQTISKQREIRNVYYQEYLRTEAIEIEGVVETLAELSKYVRMAIVTTAKRADFQLIHEKRQIRQFMEFVLVREDYERTKPHPEPYLTGLERFGATKEETLVVEDSNRGLNSAVAAGIDCAIVHNDFTKTHDFTKASYRIKTLIELKDIILNWQ; the protein is encoded by the coding sequence ATGAAAAAGTACATACTCTTCGATCATGATGGTGTTCTGGTTGATACGGAATTCTGGTACTACAAAGCGGGTGCACGCGCTCTGGCTGATATTGGATTTACTTTGGATAAAGATCAATACCTTCGCGATATGACCCAGTCATTGGGCACTTGGTCCCAAGCTAGGGCGGCAGGTATTGATGAACAGACCATCAGCAAGCAGCGTGAGATCCGCAACGTCTATTATCAGGAATATCTAAGAACAGAAGCTATAGAGATCGAAGGCGTAGTTGAAACTCTAGCCGAGCTGTCAAAGTACGTCCGCATGGCGATCGTGACAACTGCAAAACGTGCGGATTTTCAACTTATTCATGAAAAGCGTCAGATTAGACAATTCATGGAATTCGTCCTTGTTCGTGAAGACTACGAGCGCACCAAGCCGCACCCGGAACCATACTTGACTGGCTTAGAGCGTTTCGGAGCTACCAAAGAAGAGACCCTGGTTGTAGAGGATTCAAACAGAGGGTTGAACTCAGCCGTGGCGGCTGGTATCGACTGTGCTATTGTACATAATGACTTCACAAAAACACATGACTTCACAAAAGCCAGCTATCGAATCAAGACTCTGATTGAACTAAAGGATATTATCTTGAATTGGCAATAA
- a CDS encoding phosphotransferase, which yields MGGTNVWDAEWEVNEEQARTLIGRQFPQLSSKQVKRLGWGWDNTVFLIGDEYVFRFPRRTIAVGSIRMEGKLLPKLEAYMTIPYPKPLFYGEASDEYPAPFLGYAYVPGDFPIGLTEERRALSAETLAKFLRRLHEFPVQAALKCGVQQDHRSLTDIASRKVKLEGFLSKVVEHLSPEESGVIEAYISRLQTDRVEAVNALLHGDLHFKNMLVNENGIISGIIDWGDLSVGHPACDLSVAYSFLPPYARGVFFETYGGADEETKLLARLIAVYIPVLILMQAVDDRNEAITAEAKSNIMRALSD from the coding sequence ATGGGAGGAACGAATGTATGGGATGCGGAGTGGGAGGTTAACGAAGAGCAGGCGCGGACGCTGATCGGCAGACAATTCCCTCAGCTGTCATCGAAGCAAGTGAAGCGATTGGGCTGGGGCTGGGACAATACGGTTTTTCTCATCGGTGACGAGTACGTGTTCCGGTTTCCAAGAAGAACGATTGCAGTTGGCTCGATTCGTATGGAAGGGAAGCTGCTGCCGAAGCTGGAGGCATATATGACCATCCCCTATCCGAAACCGTTGTTTTATGGCGAAGCAAGTGACGAATACCCGGCACCATTTCTTGGCTATGCCTACGTGCCAGGAGATTTCCCCATCGGTTTGACGGAAGAACGCCGGGCTTTATCGGCAGAGACGCTGGCGAAATTTTTGCGGAGATTGCATGAGTTTCCGGTGCAGGCGGCGCTGAAGTGCGGAGTTCAGCAAGATCATCGAAGCTTGACGGACATAGCATCGCGCAAAGTGAAATTGGAGGGCTTTCTATCGAAGGTGGTTGAACACTTGTCGCCGGAGGAGTCCGGTGTGATCGAAGCGTATATTAGCAGGCTGCAAACGGACCGTGTCGAGGCGGTGAATGCACTGCTACATGGCGATCTTCATTTCAAAAATATGCTTGTGAATGAGAACGGGATCATTTCCGGCATCATTGATTGGGGCGATCTGAGCGTAGGCCATCCGGCTTGCGATTTGAGCGTTGCTTACAGCTTTTTACCACCATACGCTCGCGGCGTGTTTTTCGAAACTTACGGAGGAGCGGACGAGGAAACGAAGCTGCTGGCGCGGCTGATCGCGGTATACATCCCCGTACTGATCTTGATGCAAGCGGTCGATGACAGGAATGAAGCGATTACGGCAGAGGCGAAATCCAACATCATGCGGGCACTGTCGGATTAG
- a CDS encoding UPF0158 family protein, with product MKAKKPVKLIDLVGEIEMQIDDTFTYINSATGEVFMLTREEIGAAEDEKPLEKFPEWQRENIAKAIQILEDDDGIYIDFTLRNDFNEYELMEDFIGALEDEKIREKLFVDIQGRGAFRRFKDNIIEQGVDKQWYDYKERKIKELVIEWCKGHDIEIQH from the coding sequence ATGAAGGCTAAGAAACCAGTTAAGTTAATTGATTTAGTTGGTGAAATTGAGATGCAAATAGACGATACTTTTACATACATTAATTCAGCAACAGGAGAAGTTTTTATGCTAACAAGAGAAGAAATTGGAGCGGCTGAAGATGAAAAGCCACTCGAAAAATTTCCTGAATGGCAAAGAGAGAACATCGCAAAAGCAATCCAGATTCTTGAAGATGATGATGGAATTTACATCGACTTTACATTAAGAAACGACTTCAATGAATATGAACTCATGGAAGATTTTATTGGGGCATTAGAGGATGAAAAAATTCGAGAAAAACTGTTTGTAGATATTCAAGGGCGAGGAGCATTCCGAAGATTCAAAGATAACATTATTGAACAAGGTGTTGATAAACAATGGTATGACTACAAAGAAAGAAAGATAAAGGAATTAGTAATTGAATGGTGTAAGGGTCACGATATTGAAATCCAGCATTAA
- a CDS encoding class I SAM-dependent methyltransferase, which translates to MQRPQIWHYGLVAQSWANATEAGPEGTYYKKLIETSGQPALDLGCGSGRLLLNFLQAGLDVDGCDYSEDMLAVCQERAAKHGLSPRLYAQAMHELDLPQRYKTIIACGVIGLGGEHRLTMQAMQRCHEHLRSGGTFAFNYAVRWNDPPAWLARLPEYRRAEPQEWPASSERQRLADGMELEMAARTLKTDPLENVATRQMRVRLWHEENLIKEEVHTQMVEDFTKNELVLMLERAGFSDIQIFGDFRDEPATADHHDLVFICRK; encoded by the coding sequence ATGCAACGACCCCAAATATGGCACTATGGCCTTGTCGCGCAATCGTGGGCGAATGCTACGGAAGCTGGTCCGGAAGGGACCTACTACAAGAAGCTGATCGAGACGTCCGGACAACCGGCGCTTGATCTGGGTTGCGGCAGTGGACGCTTGTTGCTCAACTTTTTGCAGGCTGGTCTGGATGTGGATGGCTGCGACTACTCCGAGGATATGCTTGCAGTCTGCCAGGAGCGAGCAGCAAAGCATGGCCTTTCACCCCGGCTCTATGCGCAGGCCATGCATGAGTTGGATCTGCCACAGCGCTATAAGACGATAATTGCCTGCGGAGTGATTGGTCTCGGCGGAGAGCATCGTCTGACTATGCAGGCCATGCAGCGCTGCCACGAGCATCTACGTTCAGGCGGCACGTTCGCATTCAACTATGCGGTGCGATGGAACGATCCGCCCGCTTGGCTGGCGAGGTTGCCTGAGTACAGGCGGGCTGAACCCCAGGAATGGCCCGCATCCAGCGAGCGCCAGCGCCTGGCCGACGGCATGGAGCTGGAAATGGCTGCCCGGACACTTAAGACAGATCCCTTGGAGAACGTCGCCACCCGTCAGATGCGAGTTCGGCTGTGGCACGAAGAGAACCTTATTAAGGAAGAAGTTCACACGCAAATGGTGGAAGACTTTACGAAGAACGAGTTGGTGTTGATGCTTGAGCGCGCGGGCTTCAGCGACATCCAGATCTTTGGAGACTTCAGAGATGAACCAGCTACCGCAGACCACCATGATCTGGTCTTTATCTGCCGAAAGTAA
- a CDS encoding YARHG domain-containing protein has product MDFRKFRFVYGVITLSLIVSGCVSAKEEKVEEGAASKPPAVRETVATPTTAGIREYILKDSAAKLLTPNQVGSLDSRILELARNEIYARHGYEFKRKDLRDYFTTKPWYHADAAYKEELSPIEKQNVAFLRTYEAKYAAYKLEPAHTDDFHLRDYTGDAGFKQKKMNVDLNGDGRDEEIQLIPPDTELHAFKLKVNDITLEVDSELLPYLDIVDLDIDDPYFEIALQMDSQMDFLRATSFYLYDGQTLKQIGELPDFSAHISMFDGHGRVISAEESKDFQTWFRNVIFRLDAGHMLHEEQQDFYPMDPPTPLKIKKEITVQTRKDGTEDVSSLEPGANVKFLGDDKLGHIKLQTSTGREIWYTMGDEYVDYNDFFGGLILYD; this is encoded by the coding sequence ATGGATTTTCGGAAGTTTCGGTTTGTTTATGGGGTAATCACCCTTTCATTGATCGTCTCTGGCTGTGTGTCGGCGAAAGAGGAGAAAGTCGAAGAAGGCGCGGCCAGTAAGCCACCTGCGGTAAGGGAGACGGTTGCTACTCCTACCACTGCTGGAATACGGGAGTATATTCTGAAGGACAGCGCCGCCAAGCTACTGACACCAAATCAGGTCGGTAGTCTGGACAGCCGCATTCTGGAGCTCGCGCGTAACGAGATATATGCAAGGCACGGGTACGAATTTAAGCGGAAGGATTTGCGGGATTATTTTACGACCAAGCCTTGGTATCATGCAGACGCTGCCTACAAAGAGGAGCTCAGTCCGATAGAGAAGCAGAACGTTGCGTTTCTTCGAACCTATGAAGCCAAATATGCAGCCTATAAGCTCGAACCTGCCCATACGGATGACTTCCATCTGCGGGATTACACTGGCGATGCGGGCTTTAAACAGAAGAAAATGAATGTGGACCTAAACGGGGATGGTCGCGATGAAGAGATCCAGTTAATCCCGCCGGACACGGAATTGCACGCCTTCAAGCTGAAGGTGAACGACATCACGTTAGAGGTGGACAGCGAGTTGCTTCCTTATCTTGATATTGTCGATTTGGATATCGACGATCCGTATTTCGAGATTGCGCTTCAAATGGACTCGCAGATGGACTTTCTACGAGCAACCTCTTTCTACCTCTATGATGGACAGACCCTCAAGCAGATTGGTGAGCTTCCCGATTTTTCAGCACACATCTCTATGTTTGACGGTCATGGGCGCGTAATTAGCGCAGAAGAAAGCAAGGACTTCCAAACCTGGTTCCGTAACGTGATATTCCGGCTGGATGCCGGTCATATGCTCCATGAAGAGCAACAGGATTTTTATCCAATGGATCCACCGACGCCTTTAAAGATCAAAAAGGAAATTACCGTGCAAACTCGTAAAGATGGCACGGAAGATGTCTCTTCGCTGGAACCCGGCGCTAACGTGAAATTCCTCGGTGACGATAAGCTCGGACATATCAAGCTTCAGACGAGCACGGGCAGAGAAATCTGGTACACCATGGGCGATGAGTATGTGGACTATAATGATTTTTTTGGCGGGCTGATTTTATATGATTAG
- a CDS encoding NUDIX hydrolase: protein MAWPTHIVAVSGIVENEQGEILLVKTQHGGWVCPGGQVEVGENLIDALIREIKEESGIEVVVSNLFGVFSNTGIHKWHDGVTDVPTKVMLDFICKPVGGELCTSEETSDCRWVEKDHALDMITAPAIRTRYQAYLDFDGKTHYMDYVTKPNFEVKLNRTI, encoded by the coding sequence ATGGCATGGCCAACTCATATTGTGGCTGTTAGCGGAATTGTGGAAAATGAACAAGGAGAAATTCTATTAGTTAAGACTCAACATGGCGGTTGGGTGTGCCCAGGGGGACAAGTAGAAGTAGGTGAAAACCTAATTGATGCTTTGATTCGAGAGATAAAAGAGGAAAGCGGTATAGAAGTGGTTGTCTCGAATTTATTTGGAGTCTTCTCGAATACAGGAATTCATAAATGGCATGACGGTGTTACTGATGTTCCAACGAAAGTGATGTTGGACTTTATCTGTAAGCCCGTTGGAGGGGAATTATGTACGTCTGAAGAGACATCAGATTGCCGTTGGGTTGAAAAGGACCACGCGCTTGATATGATTACAGCCCCAGCTATCCGTACACGTTATCAAGCTTATCTAGATTTCGATGGGAAAACGCATTACATGGATTATGTTACTAAACCGAATTTCGAAGTGAAATTGAATCGAACCATTTAA
- a CDS encoding gamma-glutamyltransferase codes for MYDDYPFSLPAGRLKELWDDNKKFQHFHSSVYGPKGMVVGTSNGVAAHIGSEMLRQGGTAADAVIATALAQIVMAAGSYVSFAGIYSMVYYNARDGEVYSVGAEYTIPKNEKDPLSIPKMGSAIPSGRSVLVPGFFAGIEETHRMFGSLPRTALFAPAIRLAKEGFEFTSHLEGLVRSRQSVLSRLEGTKKIFTNKNGEFYKAGDWFRQPELADTLLRVSEQGSEYIYRGEWAEHFVGAVQREGGSIMMNDMHDYQALVNRPVSITYKDYKIFGPALPNYGGLITLLTLKLFEVGQVGGMGHYVNSAEAMYWTIQVGQVAEEIVTSLFTKSGCLDVELDVNFDNLLSKETAEAIWKLMRRGELPKSGPNAAGSHSDAIVAIDSEGNMAALIHTINSVLWGETGLFVDGISIPDSASFQQTEMAAAGPGNKLPSPTNPMIILRNSQPFMASSGINTGLFQKTYCALLNVLEYGMTLDDAQETPNHMSPDVFGDGSNLIFESEFEASLLSQVRYLGLKLKDAHEATLYAPSADASLMDGMWIAAKRLQTNSPETSGTTGITCKYLNGAAVPE; via the coding sequence ATGTATGACGACTATCCGTTCTCTCTGCCAGCTGGCAGGTTGAAAGAACTATGGGATGACAACAAGAAGTTCCAACACTTCCACTCATCTGTCTACGGTCCAAAGGGTATGGTCGTAGGTACATCGAATGGAGTCGCCGCGCATATTGGATCGGAAATGCTTCGTCAGGGTGGAACAGCGGCAGATGCAGTCATCGCCACGGCGTTGGCTCAGATTGTTATGGCTGCTGGCAGTTATGTCAGTTTTGCCGGGATCTACTCTATGGTGTACTATAATGCGCGTGATGGTGAGGTCTACTCGGTAGGCGCTGAGTATACCATCCCGAAAAACGAAAAGGATCCGCTGAGCATTCCAAAAATGGGGAGTGCGATTCCGAGTGGGCGATCCGTACTTGTTCCGGGCTTCTTTGCTGGAATCGAAGAGACGCATCGCATGTTCGGATCGCTGCCTCGAACGGCTCTGTTTGCACCCGCTATCAGGCTGGCGAAAGAAGGCTTCGAGTTTACCAGTCATTTAGAGGGACTTGTACGAAGTCGGCAGAGCGTTCTAAGTCGGTTAGAGGGCACCAAGAAGATCTTCACAAATAAAAATGGCGAATTCTATAAGGCTGGGGACTGGTTTAGACAGCCTGAATTGGCGGATACTTTGCTCCGCGTTTCCGAACAAGGCTCGGAATACATATATCGCGGCGAGTGGGCGGAGCATTTTGTCGGGGCTGTCCAGCGTGAAGGCGGGTCTATTATGATGAACGACATGCACGACTATCAGGCGCTCGTAAATCGGCCCGTTTCCATAACCTACAAAGACTACAAGATATTCGGTCCAGCGCTCCCGAACTATGGAGGCCTCATCACGCTGCTTACGCTTAAGTTATTTGAAGTAGGGCAAGTTGGCGGCATGGGGCACTACGTCAACTCAGCAGAAGCGATGTACTGGACGATCCAAGTTGGTCAAGTTGCAGAAGAGATCGTTACCAGCCTGTTTACCAAGTCTGGCTGCCTAGACGTCGAGTTAGACGTTAATTTTGATAACCTGCTTTCAAAGGAAACAGCAGAAGCGATTTGGAAGTTGATGCGACGAGGTGAATTGCCGAAATCAGGCCCTAATGCAGCAGGAAGTCATTCTGATGCGATTGTAGCGATTGATAGCGAGGGAAACATGGCTGCCTTGATCCACACGATTAACTCGGTCCTATGGGGAGAAACAGGTTTGTTTGTCGATGGCATTTCCATACCTGATTCTGCATCGTTTCAACAGACCGAAATGGCTGCGGCGGGGCCAGGGAATAAATTGCCTTCACCCACAAACCCGATGATTATCCTCAGAAATTCGCAGCCCTTTATGGCTTCCAGTGGTATTAACACTGGACTCTTTCAAAAAACTTACTGTGCCCTACTCAATGTGTTAGAGTATGGAATGACTTTGGATGATGCACAGGAAACACCGAACCACATGTCCCCCGATGTATTTGGTGATGGAAGCAATCTGATTTTTGAAAGTGAGTTCGAAGCATCTCTGTTGTCACAAGTACGGTATCTCGGGCTAAAACTGAAAGATGCCCATGAAGCAACATTGTATGCGCCAAGTGCCGACGCGTCGCTGATGGACGGCATGTGGATAGCGGCAAAGCGACTTCAAACCAACTCTCCCGAGACAAGCGGAACGACTGGCATTACATGCAAATATCTCAATGGAGCGGCGGTTCCTGAATAA
- a CDS encoding helix-turn-helix domain-containing protein — protein sequence MSSRKYSALEKLAILEEVSKGELGFLAATKKYGINKTSLMKWQRRYKLYGFEGLERRSHNRSYSAELKLQAVTEFLEGKLSKYQIIDKYKIASTTQLSHWIHKYNGHSSLKAYKGEAKAMTKGRVTTWQERIDIVQYCLTNQHDYQKTAGEFQVSYQQVYQWVKKFEDGGQDALQDGRGRKKAAEELTEAERHKLELKKMEYEMERLRAENAFLKKLQELQRRRN from the coding sequence ATGTCGAGCAGAAAATATAGCGCGCTTGAGAAACTCGCGATTCTCGAAGAAGTATCGAAAGGAGAATTAGGTTTCCTAGCCGCAACAAAAAAATACGGAATTAATAAAACGTCTTTAATGAAATGGCAGCGACGGTACAAGCTCTATGGCTTTGAAGGGCTCGAGCGCCGTAGTCATAATCGAAGTTACAGCGCTGAACTGAAGCTTCAAGCGGTGACGGAATTCCTTGAGGGGAAGCTTTCTAAGTACCAGATTATCGATAAATACAAGATTGCGAGCACAACTCAGCTTTCCCACTGGATTCATAAGTATAATGGTCATAGCAGCTTAAAAGCCTATAAAGGGGAAGCGAAAGCTATGACAAAGGGTCGCGTGACAACGTGGCAGGAACGAATCGACATCGTCCAGTACTGCTTAACCAATCAGCATGACTATCAAAAGACCGCAGGAGAATTTCAGGTCTCGTATCAGCAGGTCTACCAGTGGGTAAAGAAATTCGAGGATGGCGGTCAGGACGCGTTACAGGATGGCCGGGGGAGAAAGAAAGCGGCTGAAGAGTTAACTGAGGCGGAGCGCCACAAACTCGAGTTGAAGAAGATGGAATATGAAATGGAACGTCTTCGGGCGGAGAATGCGTTCTTAAAAAAGTTACAGGAGCTTCAAAGGAGGCGAAATTAA
- a CDS encoding IS3 family transposase has translation MRRQTGKTINHKRVERLMKVKGIQSVIRRKRKGYANVTPQQVAENVLNRKFYADTPNEKWLTDVTEFKYGNGQKAYLSAILDLYDKSIISYVVGRSNNNPLVFDTLKRAVQAAPGSTPLLHSDRGFQYTSLGFKALLDSHNMIQSMSCVGRCIDNGPMESFWGTLKCEKYYLHSYPTFEDLERDIEAYIHFYNNDRLQAKLNGLSPMEHRAKAA, from the coding sequence ATGCGCAGACAAACGGGGAAAACCATTAACCACAAGCGCGTGGAGCGGCTAATGAAGGTTAAGGGAATTCAATCCGTTATTCGGAGAAAGAGAAAAGGCTACGCCAACGTAACTCCCCAACAGGTGGCCGAGAATGTACTAAATCGAAAATTCTATGCGGATACTCCGAATGAGAAGTGGCTCACCGATGTAACGGAATTCAAGTACGGTAACGGCCAGAAAGCTTATTTAAGCGCGATTCTCGATCTTTATGATAAATCCATCATCTCCTATGTCGTGGGGCGTTCCAATAACAATCCATTGGTATTTGATACACTAAAACGGGCCGTGCAAGCCGCTCCAGGAAGCACGCCTCTGCTTCACAGCGATCGAGGCTTCCAATACACCTCCTTGGGCTTCAAGGCGCTCTTGGATAGCCACAACATGATCCAAAGTATGTCTTGTGTGGGCCGGTGCATCGATAACGGCCCAATGGAATCGTTTTGGGGAACGCTTAAATGCGAGAAGTATTATTTGCACTCGTATCCTACTTTTGAAGATCTTGAGCGGGACATTGAGGCCTACATTCACTTTTACAATAACGACCGTTTGCAAGCAAAACTAAACGGCCTCAGTCCGATGGAACACCGGGCCAAGGCCGCCTAA
- a CDS encoding 2-phosphoglycerate kinase, with the protein MIILISGNSKMGKTYMAQNLLDTYKIPYFSIDHLKMGIYRGIANCGFTPMDSTIYIGDKLWPIIKGIIMTAIENNQSLIIEGCYILPHYLQEFEKFYSDNIISVFLGFSNSYIMENYEEKILKYRNIVENRGELTPEDTSDFTIEEYLKENDRFRRSCAAAGEKFFEIDRSYEEEITGVYEYISLRKDQL; encoded by the coding sequence ATGATTATTCTTATTAGCGGCAACAGTAAAATGGGCAAAACGTATATGGCTCAAAACCTGCTCGATACATATAAAATACCTTACTTCTCCATAGACCATCTAAAAATGGGTATATATCGGGGCATTGCTAATTGTGGGTTTACGCCTATGGATAGCACAATATATATTGGAGATAAATTATGGCCAATTATTAAAGGAATCATCATGACGGCGATTGAAAATAATCAGAGCCTTATCATTGAAGGGTGCTATATATTACCGCATTATTTACAAGAGTTTGAGAAATTCTATTCCGACAATATCATTTCAGTTTTTCTCGGCTTCTCCAATAGCTATATCATGGAGAATTATGAAGAGAAAATATTGAAGTACAGGAATATCGTTGAGAACCGAGGCGAGTTGACGCCAGAAGATACATCTGATTTCACAATTGAGGAATATCTAAAAGAAAATGATAGGTTTAGGCGCAGCTGCGCAGCGGCCGGAGAGAAATTCTTCGAAATCGATCGCTCATATGAAGAAGAAATAACCGGCGTTTATGAATATATTTCTCTTCGAAAAGATCAGCTTTGA